A segment of the Brevundimonas sp. M20 genome:
GGTTCCGTTGTCCCGGTTCGCGGGGAAGGCCCTGCTGATCGTCAACGTCGCCTCGCGCTGCGGCTACACCCCGCAATACGCCGGGCTCGAGGCCTTGTCCCGCGAACTGGCCGGCCGGCCCTTCGCGGTGCTGGGGTTTCCCTGCAACCAGTTCGGGGCGCAGGAGCCGGGGAGGGCGGATGAAATCGCCAGCTTCTGTTCCACGACCTACGGCGTCGATTTTCCGATGTTCGACAAGATCGAGGTCAACGGTCCTAACCGGCACCCACTCTTCGACTGGTTGACCCGCCAGAAGAAGGGCCTGCTGGGCTCGCGTAATGTGAAGTGGAACTTCACCAAATTCCTGACCGACCGGGAGGGCAGGGTGGTCGCCCGCTACGCGCCCCAGGTCGAACCCCGGGCCATCAAGGCCGACATTGAGAAGTTGATCTGACCATGGCTGCTGAATTCGATCTCGTCATCATCGGTTCGGGCCCGGGCGGCTACGTCGCCGCCATCCGCGCCTCGCAACTGGGCCAGAAGGTCGCCATCGTCGAGCGCGAGTCGCTGGGCGGCATCTGCCTGAACTGGGGTTGTATCCCGACCAAGGCCCTGCTGAAGTCCGGTGAGAAGTACGAGAGCCTGTCGCACCTGAAGGAATACGGCCTGTCGGCGACCGGTGCGTCGTTCGACTTCGACGCCATCATCCAGCGCTCGCGCGGCGTCGCGGCGACGATGAACAAGGGCGTCGCCTTCCTGATGAAGAAGCACAAGGTCGAGGTGATCGAGGGCACGGCCAAGCTGGAGAAGGCCGCAGGAACGCCGAAGGTCGTCGTGGCCCTGAAGGCCGGCGGTTCGCGCACCGTCGAGGCGAAGAACGTCATGCTGGCCGTCGGCGCCCGCGCCCGCGCCTTGCCGCAGATCGGTCTGGAAGCTGATGGCGACAAGATCTGGGCCTATCGCGACGCCCTGGCGCCGAAGAAACTGCCCAAGACCTTCGTGGTCATCGGCTCGGGCGCCATTGGTCTGGAATTCGCCAGCTTCTACCGTGCCTTGGGCTCGGAAGTTACGGTTGTGGAAGCGGTTGACCGCATCATGCCGGTCGAGGACGAGGAGATCTCCAAGGCCGCCCAACGGGCGCTGGAGAAGCGCGGTATCAAATTCCGCGTCGGCGCCAAGGTGACCAAGGTTTCCAAAGCCGCCTCGGGTGTGAAGGTCGATGTCGAGATCGGCGGCAAGGCCGAGGCGCTTGAAGCCGAGGTCTGCATCTCGGCTGTGGGCATCACCGCCAATACGGACGGCATCGGTCTGGAGGCCCTGGGCGTCGAACTGGACCGCGGCCACATCAAGATCGACAGCCACTGCCAGACCAATGTGAAGGGCGTTTTCGCCATCGGCGACTGCGCCGGCGCGCCCTGGCTGGCGCACAAGGCCTCGCACGAGGGCATCCACGCCGCCGAATACATCGCCGGTTTCAAGACTCCGAACGTCGTCTCGCCGATCGCGGGCTGCACCTACACCCAGCCGCAGGTCGCCTCTGTCGGCGTGACCGAGCAGGCTGCCCGCGCCGAGAAGCGGGAGGTCAAGGTCGGCCGCTTCCCGTTCAAGGTGAACGGCAAGGCCGTGGCCGCCGGCGAGACCGAGGGCTTCGTGAAGACCATCTTCGATGCGAAGACCGGCGCCCTGATCGGCGCCCACATGATCGGTCACGAAGTCACCGAGATGATCCAGGGCTACGTCACCGCCATCACCATGGAAGCGACGGAAGAGGACATGCACGGCATCGTTTATCCGCACCCGACCATGTCGGAGGCCATGCATGAGGCCCAGCTCGACGCCTACGGCCGCATGCTGCACATGTGATGCTGACGGGGAAGGGCGTCAGCGCTTCTTCCCCAGCTCCGCCGCGATGTCCCTGGTCATCCGGCCGACCTTGCGGTGGGCCGTGGTGATCTGGTCACGAGTGACGCCCCAGCGCTTCATCCAGTATTCGACGGACTGTCGCTCGGACAGGTCGATCCGGTCCTTGTCGATAAAGCCGCGCTTGTCTTTCAGACCCGCCATGTTCGCACCTCTGTTGGGCGGACAGGCTTACGCTGATGCTGAGCCTCAGTGAAGTTTCTCACGCGACCCGGGGGGGATGTCGGCCGGAGAAGCAGGGCTGTCTCAAACTGCAGTCCGTTTAATCGCCTAAGATATATTATGCGAAATGAGATGTGGCTGGTTTTGTGTCGCTATGCAGCCTGAGACGACTTTTCAATGATTTGTCGCGATTTTCTCTCTCGAACAGAGAGGATGCGTTCAGCCCTTCGGCTTGCGATCCTGCAGACGCGCTGCGAGGCTTGAGGTGTCCCAGCGGGCGCCGCCCATGGCCTGGACCTCGGAATAGAACTGATCGACCAGCGCCGTCAGGGCCAGATGGCTGCCGTTGGCGCGGGCTTCGTCCAGCACCAGGCCCAGATCCTTGCGCATCCAGTCGACGGCGAAGCCGAAATCGAACTCGCCCCTGGCCATGGTCTTCCAGCGGTTTTCCATCTGCCACGACTGGGCCGCACCCTTGGAGATGGCGTCCAGCACGGCGTCGGTGTCCAGATCAGCCGACTGGGCGAAATGCACGGCCTCGGCCAGACCCTGAACGACGCCGGCGATGCAGATCTGGTTGGCCATCTTGGTTAACTGGCCGGCGCCGGACGGCCCCATGTGTTTGATGGCCTTCGAGTAGCTCATCAAGGCGGTCTCAACCCGCGCCAGAGCCGCTGCATCGCCACCGGCCATGACGCTGAGCTGGCCGTTCTCGGCGCCGGCCTGACCACCGGAGACAG
Coding sequences within it:
- a CDS encoding glutathione peroxidase; translated protein: MTSVYDFTATGIDGTEVPLSRFAGKALLIVNVASRCGYTPQYAGLEALSRELAGRPFAVLGFPCNQFGAQEPGRADEIASFCSTTYGVDFPMFDKIEVNGPNRHPLFDWLTRQKKGLLGSRNVKWNFTKFLTDREGRVVARYAPQVEPRAIKADIEKLI
- the lpdA gene encoding dihydrolipoyl dehydrogenase produces the protein MAAEFDLVIIGSGPGGYVAAIRASQLGQKVAIVERESLGGICLNWGCIPTKALLKSGEKYESLSHLKEYGLSATGASFDFDAIIQRSRGVAATMNKGVAFLMKKHKVEVIEGTAKLEKAAGTPKVVVALKAGGSRTVEAKNVMLAVGARARALPQIGLEADGDKIWAYRDALAPKKLPKTFVVIGSGAIGLEFASFYRALGSEVTVVEAVDRIMPVEDEEISKAAQRALEKRGIKFRVGAKVTKVSKAASGVKVDVEIGGKAEALEAEVCISAVGITANTDGIGLEALGVELDRGHIKIDSHCQTNVKGVFAIGDCAGAPWLAHKASHEGIHAAEYIAGFKTPNVVSPIAGCTYTQPQVASVGVTEQAARAEKREVKVGRFPFKVNGKAVAAGETEGFVKTIFDAKTGALIGAHMIGHEVTEMIQGYVTAITMEATEEDMHGIVYPHPTMSEAMHEAQLDAYGRMLHM
- a CDS encoding DUF3606 domain-containing protein, with protein sequence MAGLKDKRGFIDKDRIDLSERQSVEYWMKRWGVTRDQITTAHRKVGRMTRDIAAELGKKR
- a CDS encoding NAD(P)-dependent oxidoreductase → MKAAFAGLGVMGAPMARHLIKAGYPVTGYNRSPDKARAWAEANGGAFAATVAEAAKAAELFILCVGNDDDVRQVVTEALPHLATGAVIIDHTTTSAKVAREMAALAAGQGAFFIDAPVSGGQAGAENGQLSVMAGGDAAALARVETALMSYSKAIKHMGPSGAGQLTKMANQICIAGVVQGLAEAVHFAQSADLDTDAVLDAISKGAAQSWQMENRWKTMARGEFDFGFAVDWMRKDLGLVLDEARANGSHLALTALVDQFYSEVQAMGGARWDTSSLAARLQDRKPKG